GTCTTTTTGTTCATCAGCTGGTCCATCCCAATCTTCTTTGCCTTTGGCCTTGTATTCTCAGAATTAAATATCATTGGTGCTGAAGAGTTTGTGGCAGCAATTGACTGTGAAGGTCTATGTACACTAATATTTAACAAACTCTGGGGGGTTCTGGCCTCTTTCATTGCTTTCTTTCTCCCTGGCACAGTAATGGTAggtatttacatacatatattttctgtAGCCAGAAAACATGCCAAGCAGATTGATACTCTTCCTAATTTGAAGGTTGGAGAAGCTAAAACAAAAGCCTCATCCAAGAAAGAAAGCAAGGCTACCAAGACTTTGAGCATAGTCATGGGGGTGTTTGTTCTGTGCTGGCTACCATTTTTTGTCCTCACTATCACAGATCCTTACATTAACTTTACCACCCCTGAAGATCTATACAATGCTTTCCTCTGGTTGGGCTACTTCAATTCCACCTTCAATCCAATCATTTATGGGATGTTTTATCCTTGGTTTCGTAAGGCATTTAAGATGATTGTGACTGGAACAATCTTCCGCCCAGACTCCTCTACCCTCAGTCTGTTCCCTGCACATGCTTAGGCAATACACAGATTTTCCAATGATTCTACTGTGATGATGATCACTGCTTCATTGATCCAGAGGGGCAGATTAAATGCCCACTATTCTGTCTCAATCTCAATAATTGTCAATCATGTGCCTTTAGACAATACTATATAGTAGTTCAGAAATACCATAGTTACAATGGAATGCCAGAACTGAAaaagactttaaagatcatccagtccaatctCTCCAATCTTCTCGCTTGTCTCCTCAGAAAAGTGAAACCATTTGTTTCTGAGTCCTGACCCAATGTTCTTACCATACTATACCAACTTACTATATCAACCACATTGCCTGTCTTCAAATGAGCTATTTTCTTGAGTAGACTGAGTGCCCAGTAAAGGGTATGATGTGATTTCTCAAGTTCTGGAAATATCTCTCTATCATTTTGTGAACAATGCTACTCTTTTATTGCATGAGACTCATTCTCAAATTCCATTTGAGAAATTCATCTGTCTACCTTAAATGAAACAGGGATACAAGAGACATATTATGTACTCATACTTGGAGAATGTTATAGGTATAAAGGACATCAGAAATGACATAGctttagtcttttattttatagatgaacaaaaaAGAGCTCAGAGAGTCTACGTTATGTAGCTGTAAATGGTAGGGCCAAGACAAAAACTGAAGTTTCCCCCGACCCCATCACTGCAGTAAAGCAAGTTCACACCTTGCTTTCTCAAAATCcttctttaaaaagagaatttgacCTGGGAAAGTTGGAGAGGGCCCAAGACTAGAACAGATTTTTGCAAAGGAGATTGCAAttttgagaagagagaggaagcagAAATTGGATGCAAGAGGCCCTTACTTCCAAATTTGTTCTAGGGTAAATAACTATCATTTGCAATGTTTC
This is a stretch of genomic DNA from Gracilinanus agilis isolate LMUSP501 unplaced genomic scaffold, AgileGrace unplaced_scaffold60800, whole genome shotgun sequence. It encodes these proteins:
- the LOC123256547 gene encoding trace amine-associated receptor 4-like; the encoded protein is LFISWSIPIFFAFGLVFSELNIIGAEEFVAAIDCEGLCTLIFNKLWGVLASFIAFFLPGTVMVGIYIHIFSVARKHAKQIDTLPNLKVGEAKTKASSKKESKATKTLSIVMGVFVLCWLPFFVLTITDPYINFTTPEDLYNAFLWLGYFNSTFNPIIYGMFYPWFRKAFKMIVTGTIFRPDSSTLSLFPAHA